The genome window AATGATGTTGACAACGCATTTACTGCCTTTGTACCAACCCCATTCAACCCAACCGATTTTTTGAAGGCTTGTGAATCATATTTTCCTCCTGTATTCATCTTAGAAACGGCGTCAACCATCTTTCCAAGCGGAATTCCACGACCATAATCACGAACCGTTACCTCATCTTCGCGCAGATTAATTTCGATTGTTTTCCCTGCACCCATCACAAATTCATCGATACAGTTATCCACAATCTCCTTCAACAAAATATAAATCCCATCATCTTGAGACGAACCATCTCCCAGCTTCCCAATATACATCCCAGGTCGCATACGAATATGTTCGCGCCAATCAAGGGTTTTGATATTGTCTTCCGTATAATTTACTTGTTGATCTAATTCTGACATTTGAGTTGTTGAGTGTTAAACGAGTTTTACAAAAATAAGAAAAAATTTCCTAAAAATATTAAGGTTTATTGTTTTGATTTTGAGCAAAAACGACCTAATTTACCAATATGATAAAATCTAAACTACCCAATGTTTCGACAACCATTTTTTCGGTGATGAGTCAATTGGCAAATGAACATCAAGCGATTAATTTGGCACAAGGCTTTCCTGACTTTAATGCAGATTCTGAATTAATTAGTCGTTTAAATTATTATTCAACACAAAATTACAATCAGTACGCGCCAATGACTGGCGTCGAAAAATTGCGTGTATTACTTTCAGAAAAATATTCTAATCTTTATCAATCTGATTACGATTTTCAGAATGAAATTAACATTACAAGCGGCGCAAGTCAAGCTATTTTTAATGTTATTTCTACATTAATTCATCCAAATGATGAAGTAATTATTTTTGAACCTGCTTACGATTTATATCAACCAGCGGTTGAATTATTTGGAGGAAAAATTGTTCCAATTCTGCTAAAATATCCTGAATATTCAATCGATTTTGAAGAATTGAAGCAAAAAATCAATGATAAAACGAAATTAATTATCGTTAATAATCCGAACAATCCAACAGGAAAAATTTTATCCGAAAATGATTTGAAACAATTTGAACAAATCCTAAAAGATTCGAATTGTTATTTACTTGCAGATGAAGTTTATGAGCATATTACATTTGATGGAAAATCGCATCAAAGTTTCGCAAAATTGAAATCGGTAAAAGACAAAGTGTTTATTATTGGTTCTTTCGGAAAATTATTTCACATTACAGGCTGGAAAATCGGTTACATTTTAGCCGAAAAAGAATTGATGAAAGAGTTTAGAAAATGTCATCAATTTAATACGTTTTCTACTCATACGCCATCACAATATGCAATTGCAGATTATTTAGAAAATCCAGATCATTACTTGCATTTAAATGATTTTTTTCAACAAAAAAGAGATTTATTTGTTAAAGGTTTAGCTTTAACAAATTTTGAAGTTTTACCTTGCGAAGGGACTTATTTTGTAAGTGCAAATTATGCTAAAATAAGTGATTTATCTGATGAAGAATTTGTAAAACAGTTAACCATCAAAAATAAAGTTGCAACTATTCCAATTTCGGCATTTTACCATCATAAAACAGATAACAAAGTCATCCGATTTTGTTTCGCTAAAAAGGATGAAACACTTTTAATGGCTTTAGAAAATTTGAAAAGTTTGTAGAAAAATAAACGAGCTCTATTTCTAAAGCTCGTTTTTACAATTTTATTATTTTACAATTTTTCTTGAAATAACATTATCTCCAGAATAGAAATTAACGATATAAATTCCTTTTGGTAAAGCGGAAATATTTGCCTCTGACTCATCAACCTCTCTAACAAGATTACCTGACATATCAAATATTTTAATTTTTTTGACATCGTTTATTCCTGAAACTTTAACCAATCCATTATCTTGATAAACAGAAATAGTTGATTTATTAAGATCAGAAGTTGATAATTTTTCTTGCGTGACTTTTACATCATCTAAACCAATGTATAAAATATCTGTACATTTATAATGTCTGAATACCAATTGAACATCTTGTCCAGCATATTTTGAAATATCCACATTAACTGTCTTAGCAACATCAAAATATCCAGCATCTAATGTTTCTTCAAAAGCTGCTGTTTCTGTACCAGTAAAAGTTGAATTTGCAGGAATTACATAAACCGCGTAATGTTCTTCAAAAAAACCTTCTTCATTATCTGCAGCAGAAACCTTAAAAGTCAATTCTGTTTTGTTTCCTTCAGGAATTTTAAAAACTGGACTTGTTAATGTATTATCAGGTGTTAAAGCCTCAAAAAACCATGACCAAGACCAAGCAAAAGAACCACTAAAAGAAGGAGTTTCAGCTTCTGCAGCATCTACAAACTCCCAAGTATCTTCGTCTCCATCTAATTCTCCAATCGTCCACAATGCTTGTCTTTCTGGGGTATCAAAGTTTTCTTCAAAAACGACTGTTTGTGCAAAAAGTTGAGGAGTCAAAAATAGACATCCTATAAAGAATAAATTTTTAATCATATGTGTTAATTTTTATAAAAAATAAATCTATAAAAAAAGGTTGATAAAACTAATTTATCAACCTTTTTTTATCAATACTTTGAATTTAATTCATTTTACAACTCATTTTATTATATATTCTTTAAATATTTATGTCACAATTATAAATAGGCTATTCATTTTAATGAAACAAAAAGCTCAATCTTTCGATTGAGCTTTTTATATAGATATAATTTAAATCTTAAACATTAAACAAGAAATGCATAATGTCACCATCTTGTACGATGTATGCTTTTCCTTCTACGTTCAATTTTCCTGCTTCACGACATTTAGATTCAGATCCGTAAGTAATAAAATCTTCAAATTTAATAACCTCTGCACGAATAAATCCTTTCTCGAAATCAGTGTGAATAACTCCTGCCGCTTGTGGTCCTGTAGAACCTTTTCTGATTGTCCAAGCACGAACTTCTTTTACACCTGCTGTGAAATATGTTTCTAAATCTAACAATGTGTAAGCAGAACGAATCAAACGATTAACACCTGGCTCTTCTAATCCTAATTCTTCTAAGAAAATTTGACGCTCATCAAACGTTTCTAATTCATTGATGTCAGCTTCAATTTGTGCCGCTAAAATCAACACTTCTGCGTGTTCATCTTTTACAGCTTCTTTTACTTTTTCTACCCACTCGTTTCCGTCTTTTGCAGCAGATTCATCTACATTACATAAGTACAAAACTGGTTTAGAAGTAATTAATTGTAACGAATCCACAATTTCTTGCTCTTTTTCGTCCAAATCCATTTCACGAACATTTTTCAACTCTTCTAAATGAGCGATTACAGCTGTTAAAACTTCTACAACTTTTTGTTCGTCTTTATTTCCCGCTTTTGCTGCTTTTTTAGATTTATCGATACGTTTTGTAACGGTATCCAAATCTTTCAATTGCAACTCAATATCAATTGTTTCTTTATCACGTAATGGATTAATAGAACCATCAACGTGTGTAATATTTTCGTTTTCGAAACAACGTAAAACGTGAATAATTGCATTACACTCGCGGATATTTCCTAAAAATTGATTTCCTAAACCTTCTCCCTTACTTGCTCCTTTTACCAAACCAGCAATATCTACAATTTCTACAACCGCAGGCACAACGCGCTCTGGATTTACAATTGCTTCTAACTGATTTAGACGAGTATCTGGTACAGAAACTGTTCCTACATTTGGTTCAATTGTACAGAAAGGATAATTCGCCGATTGCGCTTTTGCATTCGACAAACAGTTAAATAAAGTAGATTTACCAACATTAGGCAATCCAACAATTCCACATTTCATATATGTTGTCTCTTTTTTTAATGATTGAATATTAGAAAGATGTTCTAATAATTTTGTGCAAAGATAATGATTTCCATTAAATTTATTTAACCGAAGAAACTCTGTTCAATTTTATGTTTAATACATTTCCAGAATATGATTTCATTTCACCATAAAAACAATCGCAAGTCGCATTATAAGCCAAATCATAATAATTAGAAGTTTTATCAAGATTTATCTTTCTGAATTTGAGTTGAGGAAATTTAAACACAATAGAATCTGTCACATCTTTTTCATAACCATCCTGAAAATCAAATTCTATTTTCAATTTTGATTTATTTCTCGAAACATCCATAATCGCATCACTTTTCGACAAAGGAACTTCTACCACTTTCGATTTATAATCCAAAAAATCTTGTTTCCATTTTCCTTCAATTGTTTTTATGTTATTGGATGCGCAACTTGTGAGAAATAGCAAAAAGATAAATCCTAAAAAATGTTTCATAAGTGTTAATTTTTTATTGAAAATACAATTATTTATTTACATTTACTTAAATACTTATTACAATGAAATTAAAAGCCTTAATCGTAAGTTTTATGATTGCTTTCGCAGGAATCGTAAACGCGCAAACAGCAACAGAAATATTAACTAAAGCTCAAAACCAAGCGAAAGTTGAAAATAAAAATGTCTTTTTAATTTTTCATGCTTCGTGGTGCGGATGGTGTAAAAAGATGGAAAAAAATATGGACGATCCAGCTGTGAAACCATATTTTGATGCGAATTATGTCAAAACATTTATTACTGTACAAGAACGTGCAGAAAAGAAAAATTTAGAAACGCCAGGAGGAGATGCTATCAATGAGAAATTAGGTGGAAAAGATCAAGGTTTACCTTTTTGGGTAATTTTAAATTCGACTGGAAAAGTTCTAGAAGATTCTCGCGTAAATGGAGAAAATCTTGGAGGCCCAGCTTCTGAAGAAGAAGTAAATCATTTGATTACAAAACTTGAAAAAACAACGAAAAACGATAAAGTTGATCCAGAAAAAATCAAAGAAGTTTTTATCTTGAAAAAGAAATAATTCATAAAAAATCCGCTCAATGAGCGGATTTTTTATTGCGTTAAAACATGAAAAGCTTCTTCCAAGTTTTTATATTGTCCTTTAAACTCTTCTATCGGTTGATCTGCCACAATTTTACCTTTATTCAACAAGATTACACGTGAACAAAGCGCTTCTACTTCTTGCATAATATGCGTTGAAAGTATCACCGTTTTTTCTTTTCCAATCTCTTTAATTACTTCTCTAATTTCGATAATCTGATTTGGATCTAAACCATTTGTAGGTTCATCTAAAATCAAAATTTCTGGACTCGAGATAATCGCTTGCGCCAATCCGACACGTTGTTTATATCCTTTTGATAATTGATGAATTTTCTTATGTTTTTCTGGTGATAAACCTACTTTTTCGATGACTTCATCAATTTTA of Empedobacter falsenii contains these proteins:
- the ychF gene encoding redox-regulated ATPase YchF, encoding MKCGIVGLPNVGKSTLFNCLSNAKAQSANYPFCTIEPNVGTVSVPDTRLNQLEAIVNPERVVPAVVEIVDIAGLVKGASKGEGLGNQFLGNIRECNAIIHVLRCFENENITHVDGSINPLRDKETIDIELQLKDLDTVTKRIDKSKKAAKAGNKDEQKVVEVLTAVIAHLEELKNVREMDLDEKEQEIVDSLQLITSKPVLYLCNVDESAAKDGNEWVEKVKEAVKDEHAEVLILAAQIEADINELETFDERQIFLEELGLEEPGVNRLIRSAYTLLDLETYFTAGVKEVRAWTIRKGSTGPQAAGVIHTDFEKGFIRAEVIKFEDFITYGSESKCREAGKLNVEGKAYIVQDGDIMHFLFNV
- a CDS encoding methionine aminotransferase, coding for MIKSKLPNVSTTIFSVMSQLANEHQAINLAQGFPDFNADSELISRLNYYSTQNYNQYAPMTGVEKLRVLLSEKYSNLYQSDYDFQNEINITSGASQAIFNVISTLIHPNDEVIIFEPAYDLYQPAVELFGGKIVPILLKYPEYSIDFEELKQKINDKTKLIIVNNPNNPTGKILSENDLKQFEQILKDSNCYLLADEVYEHITFDGKSHQSFAKLKSVKDKVFIIGSFGKLFHITGWKIGYILAEKELMKEFRKCHQFNTFSTHTPSQYAIADYLENPDHYLHLNDFFQQKRDLFVKGLALTNFEVLPCEGTYFVSANYAKISDLSDEEFVKQLTIKNKVATIPISAFYHHKTDNKVIRFCFAKKDETLLMALENLKSL
- a CDS encoding thioredoxin family protein — protein: MKLKALIVSFMIAFAGIVNAQTATEILTKAQNQAKVENKNVFLIFHASWCGWCKKMEKNMDDPAVKPYFDANYVKTFITVQERAEKKNLETPGGDAINEKLGGKDQGLPFWVILNSTGKVLEDSRVNGENLGGPASEEEVNHLITKLEKTTKNDKVDPEKIKEVFILKKK
- a CDS encoding T9SS-dependent choice-of-anchor J family protein; translation: MIKNLFFIGCLFLTPQLFAQTVVFEENFDTPERQALWTIGELDGDEDTWEFVDAAEAETPSFSGSFAWSWSWFFEALTPDNTLTSPVFKIPEGNKTELTFKVSAADNEEGFFEEHYAVYVIPANSTFTGTETAAFEETLDAGYFDVAKTVNVDISKYAGQDVQLVFRHYKCTDILYIGLDDVKVTQEKLSTSDLNKSTISVYQDNGLVKVSGINDVKKIKIFDMSGNLVREVDESEANISALPKGIYIVNFYSGDNVISRKIVK
- a CDS encoding ABC transporter ATP-binding protein translates to MGIIITDLVKKYGEQVALDKVSFSINNGEVVGLLGPNGAGKSTLMKSITNAINADSGEISVNDFNVSTQPIESKKLIGFLQENNPLYMDMYVKEYLEFVTNIRNVPKSKIDEVIEKVGLSPEKHKKIHQLSKGYKQRVGLAQAIISSPEILILDEPTNGLDPNQIIEIREVIKEIGKEKTVILSTHIMQEVEALCSRVILLNKGKIVADQPIEEFKGQYKNLEEAFHVLTQ